Proteins from a genomic interval of Mycobacterium conspicuum:
- a CDS encoding AMP-binding protein, whose protein sequence is MVTFSLPAVLRERAGLQPNDAAFSYVDYEHDWDGVTETLTWSQLYRRTLNLAEQIGLSGSTDDRAVILAPQGLDYVVSFLAAVQAGLTAVPLSVPVGGASDERASSVMRDASPTVVLTTSAVAPHLGEYIKPEPGEPAPSVIEVDSLDLDSGKARPPKGASSAETVYLQYTSGSTRTPAGVMITNTNIVSNFKQINADFFSDHGGVAPPGTGIVSWLPLYHDMGFYMGIILPVVNGFSTTLTSPASFLQRPARWLQLMANTGRAFSAAPNFAYEVAARKVTDEDMAGVDLGDVVCILNGSERVQPATLRRFTERFARFGLQDKVIRPAYGMAEASVYIATRAAGHPPEIVNFESDKLSAGHAKRCASGVGTPLVSYGVPRSPLVRIVDPETRTECPAGTVGEIWAHGDNIGTGYWGRPADREDTFGATILDASAGTPEAPWLRTGDLGFFSEGELFIIGRIKDLLIVYGRNHSPDDIEGTIHEITRGRCAAIGVPDQGIEKLVTIVELKKSSDPDEDIAERLGRVKREITSAISNAHGLATSDVVLVGPGSIPVTTSGKVRRAECERLYLDGAFRRLDA, encoded by the coding sequence GTGGTAACGTTTTCGCTTCCCGCCGTGCTGCGCGAGCGCGCTGGTCTACAGCCCAATGATGCGGCCTTCAGTTATGTTGATTACGAACACGATTGGGACGGCGTAACAGAAACCCTGACGTGGTCGCAGTTGTATCGGCGGACCCTGAACCTTGCCGAGCAGATCGGGCTTTCCGGCTCGACCGATGACCGCGCCGTCATTCTCGCCCCACAGGGACTCGACTATGTCGTTTCCTTCCTCGCGGCCGTTCAGGCCGGACTTACCGCGGTGCCGCTGTCAGTTCCGGTGGGCGGTGCCAGCGATGAGCGCGCCAGTTCGGTGATGCGTGACGCGTCACCGACGGTCGTCCTCACGACTTCGGCTGTCGCGCCCCATCTCGGCGAATACATCAAGCCGGAGCCCGGCGAGCCCGCCCCGTCGGTCATCGAAGTGGATTCGCTCGACCTCGACTCGGGAAAAGCGCGTCCGCCGAAGGGCGCTAGCTCGGCAGAAACCGTATACCTGCAATACACGTCCGGATCGACCCGCACGCCCGCCGGCGTGATGATCACGAACACCAACATCGTGAGCAACTTCAAGCAGATCAATGCCGACTTCTTCTCGGACCATGGCGGGGTTGCGCCGCCGGGCACCGGCATAGTCTCGTGGCTGCCGCTGTATCACGACATGGGCTTCTACATGGGAATCATTCTCCCGGTGGTGAACGGGTTCAGCACGACGCTCACCAGCCCGGCCTCGTTTTTGCAGCGGCCGGCCCGGTGGCTGCAATTGATGGCAAATACCGGTCGCGCCTTCTCGGCCGCCCCGAACTTCGCTTACGAAGTGGCCGCACGCAAGGTGACCGACGAGGACATGGCCGGGGTTGATCTCGGCGACGTGGTGTGCATCCTCAACGGCAGCGAGCGGGTGCAGCCCGCGACGCTGCGGCGCTTCACCGAGCGGTTCGCGCGATTCGGCCTGCAGGACAAGGTGATCCGCCCGGCCTACGGAATGGCCGAGGCGTCGGTGTACATCGCGACCCGGGCGGCGGGCCATCCCCCGGAAATCGTGAATTTCGAGTCCGACAAGTTGAGCGCCGGGCACGCCAAGCGGTGCGCCAGCGGGGTCGGGACGCCGTTGGTCAGCTACGGCGTCCCGCGGTCACCGCTCGTGCGCATCGTCGACCCCGAGACCAGGACGGAATGCCCCGCGGGAACCGTCGGTGAGATTTGGGCGCATGGCGACAACATCGGTACGGGCTATTGGGGCAGACCCGCCGACCGCGAGGACACGTTCGGCGCAACGATTCTCGACGCATCCGCCGGGACGCCCGAGGCGCCTTGGCTGCGAACCGGAGATCTTGGCTTTTTCTCCGAGGGCGAGCTGTTCATCATCGGCCGCATCAAGGACCTGTTGATTGTGTACGGGCGCAACCATTCTCCCGACGACATCGAGGGGACCATCCACGAGATCACCCGGGGCCGGTGTGCGGCCATCGGGGTTCCGGATCAGGGCATCGAGAAGCTGGTCACCATCGTGGAGCTCAAGAAGTCATCCGATCCGGACGAAGACATCGCGGAGCGGCTGGGCCGCGTCAAGCGTGAGATCACCTCGGCGATATCGAATGCGCACGGTCTGGCCACGTCCGATGTTGTTCTGGTAGGCCCCGGCTCGATTCCCGTCACCACCAGCGGCAAGGTCAGACGGGCCGAATGCGAACGGCTCTACCTCGACGGTGCGTTCCGCCGCTTAGACGCTTGA
- a CDS encoding MMPL/RND family transporter: protein MDTTDVAAGGIFQRLGDFVARRPFLVIAFWIALAAVLMLALPPLPEVAAKKQLPPLPDYAPTMVTAKAMNDAFHETGSGSQLMVILTDEKGLSPADEATYRTLIDNLHQDTQDKMSVQDFLSAPPMKEILASKDNKAWNLPINMPGEVAAPETLTTYQHVYQIVNKTLAGTTLTAHFAGGVATTADITMYGEHDAHLVEIGTGVLVLLILLIIYRNLVTMLVPLATIGLSLATSQGVISGLAEVGLPIGIQTIMLMTAVLVGAGTDYAVFLISRYHDYVRQGLDSDEAVKKALMSIGKVIAASAATVAVTFIVMLFAELGVFSTVGPAISICIVVAFLAAVTLLPAILVLTGRRGWIKPRRDLTTRFWRKTGTRVVRRPRIHLVASATVLLLLASCVSLVKFNYDDSKSIPDSAVSVDGFDALDRHYPPNSMTPEVLLVTSPKDLRSPAALADLEQMAQRVTQVPGITMIRGLTRPNGGPLEQTKMSYQAGEVGGKLDEASTVIHDHGADLDRLANGARQLADALAMVRGQVNGAVGSVSSLVSALSAMEAAMGGDRTLNQIDQTAQLVGRMRALGDAISANMADASNTAAWANPMLNALNTSPVCSADPSCVNSRNELQALVNANNNGTLNSLNDLARNLQATGGLQTISQTLGRLQSSLNQAVAAVRSTNGLQAKIGQMQQGANALADGSKAIADGVQALVDQTKKLGSGLNEASAFLLGMKRDANTPSMAGFNIPPQVLTADEFKKAAQIFISPDGHAARYFVQSSYKPFTTAAMDQVNEILAAARSAQPNTQLSDATIQLAGVPTGLRDNRDFYNGDILFIVFATILIVFLILVALLRAIIAPLYLIGSVLVSFLSAMGIGVIVFQFILGKELHWSLPGLTFILLVAIGADYNMLLISRIRDESPHGVRVGVIRTVGSTGGVITSAGLIFAASMFGLVPASISMMSEAGFIIGVGIVLDTFLVRTITVPALAALIGQKNWWPSRLGSRAPQRRKHASKYRLPAWALRLQGRFGRKPGVADAPPVSPPAAASPSPNGHATDEPVGDHALPLFSLSAPVNGSNAHLNPTLATAIGDLSHHALPLFGPNPKALNGNGRTNGGANGHSNGHTNGRSKRPTRTSPATGAREEIALDSPAITDGASEHALPLFGASGPAINSAASSV, encoded by the coding sequence ATGGACACAACTGACGTAGCCGCGGGGGGGATCTTCCAGCGGTTAGGCGATTTTGTTGCGCGCCGGCCATTTTTAGTGATCGCGTTCTGGATCGCGCTCGCGGCGGTCTTAATGCTGGCGTTGCCGCCCCTCCCCGAGGTCGCCGCCAAAAAGCAGTTGCCCCCGTTGCCCGATTATGCGCCGACGATGGTCACCGCCAAGGCGATGAACGACGCATTTCATGAAACGGGATCCGGCTCACAATTGATGGTCATTTTGACCGATGAGAAAGGCCTTTCGCCGGCCGATGAGGCGACTTATCGCACATTGATCGACAACCTGCACCAGGATACGCAGGACAAAATGTCGGTGCAGGATTTCCTCAGTGCACCGCCAATGAAGGAAATCCTGGCCAGTAAGGACAATAAGGCCTGGAATCTGCCGATCAATATGCCGGGTGAGGTGGCGGCACCCGAGACGTTGACGACGTACCAACACGTTTATCAGATCGTCAACAAAACGCTTGCCGGAACCACGCTGACCGCCCACTTCGCCGGTGGCGTGGCGACCACCGCCGACATCACCATGTACGGCGAACACGACGCCCACCTGGTCGAGATTGGCACCGGGGTTCTGGTGCTGCTCATCTTGTTGATCATCTACCGAAACCTCGTCACCATGTTGGTGCCGCTGGCCACCATCGGGTTGTCCTTGGCCACCTCGCAGGGCGTCATCTCCGGGCTCGCCGAGGTCGGTTTGCCGATCGGCATCCAGACCATCATGTTGATGACCGCGGTATTGGTCGGGGCGGGGACCGACTACGCCGTCTTCCTGATCAGCCGCTATCACGACTACGTGCGGCAGGGCTTGGACTCGGACGAAGCGGTCAAAAAAGCCTTGATGTCCATCGGCAAAGTGATTGCCGCGTCCGCGGCCACGGTCGCGGTCACGTTCATCGTGATGCTTTTTGCCGAGCTGGGTGTGTTTTCGACTGTCGGCCCGGCGATTTCGATCTGCATCGTGGTGGCGTTCCTGGCCGCGGTGACGCTGCTTCCCGCCATTTTGGTGCTGACCGGCCGCCGTGGCTGGATCAAACCTCGGCGCGACCTGACCACCCGGTTCTGGCGTAAGACCGGCACCCGTGTGGTGCGCCGACCCCGGATTCACCTGGTCGCGAGCGCTACCGTGCTTCTCCTGCTGGCCAGCTGCGTGAGCCTGGTGAAGTTCAACTACGACGACTCCAAGTCAATCCCCGATTCCGCCGTCAGCGTCGACGGATTCGACGCGCTGGATCGGCACTACCCGCCGAACTCGATGACTCCCGAGGTACTCCTGGTCACCTCGCCGAAGGACTTACGTTCGCCGGCCGCACTCGCCGACCTCGAGCAGATGGCGCAGCGGGTCACCCAAGTTCCGGGGATCACGATGATACGGGGTCTGACCCGACCCAACGGCGGGCCGCTCGAGCAGACCAAGATGTCGTATCAAGCCGGTGAGGTGGGCGGCAAGCTCGACGAGGCCTCAACCGTGATCCACGATCACGGAGCCGACCTCGACCGGCTGGCCAACGGCGCGCGGCAGCTGGCCGATGCGCTCGCCATGGTGCGGGGGCAGGTCAACGGGGCCGTCGGCAGCGTCAGCTCGCTGGTTTCCGCGCTGTCGGCGATGGAGGCCGCGATGGGCGGCGACAGGACGCTCAACCAGATCGACCAGACCGCGCAGCTCGTCGGGCGGATGCGGGCACTCGGCGATGCGATCAGCGCGAACATGGCCGATGCATCGAACACCGCCGCCTGGGCCAACCCGATGCTGAATGCGCTGAACACCAGCCCGGTGTGCTCCGCCGACCCGTCCTGCGTGAACTCGCGCAACGAGCTACAGGCTCTGGTGAACGCGAACAATAACGGGACCCTGAACAGCCTCAACGACCTCGCGCGTAACCTGCAGGCGACCGGAGGCCTGCAGACCATCAGCCAAACCCTGGGTCGGCTGCAATCATCGCTGAACCAGGCCGTCGCGGCGGTGCGGTCCACCAACGGGCTGCAGGCCAAGATCGGCCAGATGCAGCAGGGCGCCAATGCCCTCGCCGACGGGAGCAAGGCCATCGCCGATGGCGTGCAGGCGCTCGTCGACCAGACCAAGAAGCTGGGGTCGGGCCTCAACGAGGCGTCGGCATTCCTGCTGGGAATGAAGCGCGATGCGAACACGCCGTCGATGGCGGGGTTCAACATTCCGCCACAGGTGCTGACCGCGGATGAGTTCAAGAAAGCCGCCCAGATCTTCATTTCGCCCGACGGGCATGCGGCGCGCTACTTTGTGCAAAGTTCCTACAAGCCGTTCACCACCGCCGCGATGGACCAGGTGAACGAAATCCTTGCGGCCGCGCGGTCGGCCCAGCCGAATACCCAGCTGTCGGACGCCACCATCCAGCTGGCGGGGGTACCGACCGGGCTTCGGGACAACCGCGATTTCTACAACGGCGACATCCTGTTCATCGTTTTCGCGACCATCCTGATCGTGTTCCTGATTCTGGTCGCCCTGTTGCGCGCCATCATCGCGCCGCTGTATCTGATCGGGTCGGTGCTGGTGTCATTCCTGTCGGCCATGGGCATCGGCGTCATCGTGTTCCAATTCATCCTCGGCAAGGAATTGCATTGGAGCCTGCCCGGATTGACCTTCATTCTGTTGGTGGCGATCGGGGCCGATTACAACATGCTGCTGATCTCCCGGATCCGTGACGAGTCGCCGCACGGAGTGCGGGTGGGCGTGATCCGGACGGTGGGTTCGACTGGCGGTGTGATCACGTCGGCGGGGCTGATCTTCGCCGCATCGATGTTCGGCCTGGTGCCCGCCAGCATCAGCATGATGTCCGAGGCCGGGTTCATCATCGGCGTCGGAATCGTGCTGGACACGTTCCTGGTGCGCACGATTACGGTGCCGGCCCTGGCAGCGCTGATCGGACAGAAGAACTGGTGGCCCTCACGCTTGGGATCAAGGGCTCCGCAGCGGCGGAAACATGCGTCGAAGTACCGGCTGCCGGCATGGGCACTCCGGCTGCAGGGTCGCTTTGGGCGCAAACCCGGTGTCGCCGATGCCCCGCCAGTTTCGCCCCCAGCGGCCGCCAGCCCGAGTCCGAACGGGCACGCAACCGACGAGCCCGTCGGCGACCACGCGCTGCCGTTGTTCAGCCTGAGCGCCCCGGTCAATGGAAGCAATGCTCACCTGAACCCGACGCTGGCCACCGCAATCGGGGACTTGTCGCATCACGCGCTACCGCTGTTCGGGCCAAACCCGAAGGCGCTCAACGGCAATGGTCGGACCAATGGCGGCGCCAACGGTCACAGCAACGGTCACACCAACGGCCGCAGCAAGCGACCCACCCGGACTTCTCCGGCGACCGGCGCCCGGGAGGAGATCGCGCTGGACTCCCCGGCGATCACCGATGGCGCCTCCGAGCATGCACTGCCACTGTTCGGCGCTAGCGGGCCTGCGATCAACAGCGCCGCATCAAGCGTCTAA
- a CDS encoding condensation domain-containing protein: MFAINGIHDWGSPPPGELITWNPSPVTLAKVREAPESAVPISYQQAQHLRGYSEYAARGSEMARLFILSWDVPGRCDIRAMTHVINSYLRRHDTFHSWFDFKGPGKIVRRTISDPKDIKLVPTKHGEITPEDWRAHVLATPDPFRWDCFHFGAIQREDHFTFYASVDHVHTDAVLVGQVLVEIHMMYDALAKGAAPIQLPETGSYNDYCVWQQEYLSALTLESPGVRAWIDFAQENGGSLPHFPLPLGAPSVPATGDLITVRLLDGEQTERFESACVEAGVRFSGGVFACAAIAEHEITGADTYYVVTPITTRRNPAEFVTTGWYTGLVPITVPIDADFGEIARAAQKSFDSGADLANVPFDHVLDMAPASLGLKRPKMGVPMISYIDTGVPPLSPEIIAQWDAMNGKLHMDARAANQIGMWVNRSETETSVTVMFPDNAVARESIVRYMEAMKSAYVRVAEGREALVPFADAARLDLKLA; the protein is encoded by the coding sequence ATGTTCGCGATAAATGGAATCCACGACTGGGGGAGTCCGCCGCCCGGTGAACTCATCACGTGGAACCCATCGCCTGTGACCCTCGCCAAGGTTCGGGAAGCCCCCGAAAGCGCAGTGCCCATCAGCTATCAGCAAGCGCAGCATCTTCGTGGTTATAGCGAATACGCGGCCCGGGGCAGCGAAATGGCGCGGTTGTTCATTTTGTCCTGGGACGTGCCCGGCCGGTGCGATATTCGCGCCATGACGCACGTCATCAACTCCTATCTGCGTCGCCACGACACGTTCCACAGCTGGTTCGATTTCAAGGGCCCGGGGAAGATCGTCCGGCGGACTATCAGTGACCCCAAGGACATTAAATTAGTTCCAACGAAGCATGGAGAAATAACACCGGAAGACTGGCGGGCGCACGTATTGGCCACCCCGGACCCGTTTCGGTGGGACTGCTTCCATTTCGGAGCCATTCAGCGCGAGGACCACTTCACGTTCTACGCGAGTGTCGACCACGTGCACACCGACGCCGTGCTCGTGGGTCAGGTGTTGGTCGAGATCCACATGATGTACGACGCGTTGGCGAAAGGCGCGGCGCCCATCCAGTTGCCCGAAACCGGGAGCTATAACGACTACTGCGTGTGGCAACAGGAGTATCTGTCCGCCCTGACCCTGGAATCGCCGGGGGTTCGCGCCTGGATCGACTTCGCGCAGGAGAACGGCGGAAGCCTGCCGCACTTCCCGCTGCCGTTGGGGGCGCCTTCCGTGCCCGCCACCGGCGACCTGATCACGGTGCGCCTCTTGGACGGGGAGCAAACCGAGCGGTTTGAATCCGCGTGCGTCGAGGCCGGCGTCCGATTCAGTGGTGGCGTATTCGCCTGCGCGGCCATCGCGGAGCACGAAATCACCGGGGCCGACACGTACTACGTGGTCACTCCGATCACCACGCGTCGCAACCCGGCCGAATTCGTCACCACGGGGTGGTACACCGGGCTGGTTCCGATCACGGTTCCCATCGACGCGGATTTCGGCGAAATCGCGCGCGCCGCCCAGAAATCCTTCGACTCGGGCGCCGACCTGGCGAATGTGCCGTTCGATCACGTCCTGGACATGGCTCCGGCCAGCCTTGGCCTGAAGCGGCCAAAGATGGGCGTTCCCATGATTTCCTACATCGATACCGGCGTCCCGCCCCTATCGCCCGAGATCATCGCCCAGTGGGACGCGATGAACGGCAAGCTGCACATGGATGCCCGGGCCGCGAATCAAATCGGGATGTGGGTCAACCGCAGCGAGACGGAGACCTCGGTGACCGTCATGTTCCCGGACAACGCCGTCGCCCGCGAATCCATCGTCCGGTATATGGAAGCGATGAAATCGGCCTATGTGCGCGTCGCCGAGGGCCGCGAGGCGCTGGTGCCGTTCGCCGACGCCGCTCGGCTTGACCTGAAACTGGCGTGA
- a CDS encoding wax ester/triacylglycerol synthase domain-containing protein — MTARGLTRPDNRISFTDQVMFLAMRATGQESVMQGVWVYEHPVDFDGLRRFHRNLGNGVVGRRIEPSPLPFGRHRWVADVGPRPDMKIAETPRPRAELSDWVDEQAQLPIDPEWGPTWSMGVLPLTDGSTAVSMVASHCVADGVGALAAIIDAATGNIRDFGYPPPHSRSRLRTAALDGRQTVQDLPEVASALGKGIRQAFRRRHDFARSSESRPIRSDGADCVVAVPSVSIYVDLGDWDARAEALGGNSYSLVAGFAAKLAERVGRRRAADGAVTLNIPVSERTLDDTRANAVALFNISLDPTVVAKDLSGTRAALRQAVKTAREVPDEALELLPLIPFVPKRAVRKLADVLFGFSADLPVSCSNVGDLPPEIACVDGTPAEYVALRGVDRRITQRTLEERCGLLTLVVGRVVGKMSISIVAYEPGGINTKAHLRELAAQTLAEFELTGVID; from the coding sequence ATGACTGCTCGTGGGCTGACACGGCCGGACAATCGCATCTCGTTCACCGATCAGGTCATGTTTCTCGCGATGCGTGCCACCGGTCAAGAGTCGGTCATGCAGGGCGTGTGGGTGTACGAGCACCCGGTGGATTTCGACGGGTTGAGGCGTTTCCACCGCAACCTGGGCAACGGTGTCGTGGGCCGACGGATCGAACCTTCGCCGCTGCCTTTCGGCCGGCACCGCTGGGTTGCCGATGTCGGGCCGCGGCCGGACATGAAGATTGCCGAAACCCCGCGTCCCCGAGCCGAACTCAGCGACTGGGTCGACGAACAAGCGCAGCTGCCCATTGATCCGGAGTGGGGGCCCACCTGGAGTATGGGTGTCCTTCCGCTGACGGATGGTTCGACGGCGGTCAGCATGGTGGCCTCCCACTGTGTGGCCGACGGCGTCGGGGCTCTGGCGGCAATCATCGATGCGGCCACCGGCAACATCCGCGACTTCGGTTACCCGCCACCGCATTCGCGCTCTCGACTGCGCACCGCGGCGTTGGATGGCCGCCAAACCGTGCAGGATTTGCCCGAGGTTGCCAGCGCGCTCGGTAAGGGCATACGACAGGCATTTCGCCGCCGGCATGATTTCGCCCGATCGAGCGAATCGCGACCCATCCGGTCCGATGGCGCGGATTGCGTTGTTGCGGTGCCCTCCGTTTCGATCTACGTCGATCTCGGCGATTGGGATGCCCGTGCGGAGGCGCTAGGCGGGAACAGTTACTCGCTGGTGGCCGGGTTCGCCGCGAAACTGGCCGAACGCGTGGGGCGCCGGCGCGCCGCCGATGGCGCGGTCACGTTGAACATCCCCGTCAGCGAGCGAACCTTGGACGACACCCGGGCGAACGCCGTAGCGCTGTTCAACATCAGCCTCGACCCGACCGTGGTCGCGAAGGACCTATCCGGCACCCGGGCCGCGCTCAGGCAGGCGGTGAAGACGGCGCGGGAGGTACCGGATGAGGCGTTGGAGCTCCTACCGCTGATCCCGTTCGTGCCCAAGCGGGCGGTGCGAAAACTGGCCGACGTGTTGTTCGGCTTCTCCGCGGACCTGCCCGTGTCGTGTTCCAATGTCGGCGACCTGCCCCCCGAAATCGCCTGCGTCGACGGCACTCCCGCCGAATACGTCGCACTGCGAGGAGTCGACCGACGCATCACGCAACGGACCCTGGAGGAGCGGTGTGGCCTGTTGACGTTGGTGGTGGGGCGCGTCGTCGGCAAGATGTCGATCAGCATCGTCGCCTATGAGCCCGGCGGGATCAACACCAAGGCCCACCTCCGCGAGCTGGCCGCGCAGACGCTGGCGGAGTTCGAGCTGACCGGCGTGATCGACTAG
- a CDS encoding wax ester/triacylglycerol synthase domain-containing protein produces MLGRRIERSPLPFGRHRWVSSVGQPLEIDFAESPRPRAELSDWADERAQLPVDPESGPGWHAGVLPLTDGSIAATVVISHCLADGVAGLILVFEAITNNVRDLGYPPPHSRTRLRAAVTDLRETVQGLPQSARALREAARLLYQARRDMPRPAAPQTAPAIANGADTIIVPTITIYVGLDDWDARAKALNGNSYSLFAGLAVKLGENLGRIRPDGTITLLVPFSDRTLDDTRAMAMAYAKVSVDPKQVTTDLSGARVTLKQALKAARETPDPALQILPLTPFISKRMVLRLADLMFGFGDGAVLCSNLGDLPTEIACADGTPAEYVMLRGVDQNVTRQYIESVGGQLVLVGGRLVGKMSISVVAYQPGGENSKQALRELAARTLAEFGLTGVID; encoded by the coding sequence TTGCTGGGACGCCGCATCGAGCGTTCCCCGCTGCCGTTCGGGCGGCATCGATGGGTCTCATCTGTCGGGCAGCCGTTGGAGATTGATTTCGCCGAGTCCCCCCGTCCGCGCGCCGAACTCAGCGACTGGGCGGATGAACGGGCACAACTGCCTGTCGATCCGGAATCGGGACCCGGTTGGCACGCGGGCGTCCTTCCCCTCACCGACGGTTCGATCGCCGCCACCGTGGTGATCTCGCATTGCCTGGCCGACGGCGTCGCGGGTCTGATCTTGGTCTTCGAAGCGATCACCAACAACGTCCGCGATCTCGGCTACCCGCCGCCACACTCGCGTACTCGGCTGCGCGCCGCGGTCACCGACCTCCGCGAAACCGTGCAGGGCCTGCCCCAGTCCGCCCGCGCGCTTAGAGAGGCGGCGCGGCTGCTGTACCAGGCCCGGCGCGACATGCCCCGACCGGCCGCGCCGCAAACCGCTCCAGCCATCGCCAACGGCGCCGACACCATCATCGTGCCGACGATCACGATCTACGTGGGCCTGGACGACTGGGACGCCCGGGCGAAAGCCCTTAACGGAAACAGCTATTCGCTGTTCGCCGGGCTTGCGGTCAAACTCGGCGAAAACCTGGGCCGCATCCGTCCCGACGGCACCATCACCCTGCTCGTCCCGTTCAGCGACCGCACCCTGGACGACACGCGCGCGATGGCAATGGCCTATGCAAAGGTCAGCGTCGATCCGAAACAGGTGACCACCGACTTGTCCGGCGCCCGGGTGACCCTCAAGCAGGCGCTGAAAGCGGCGCGCGAGACGCCCGATCCGGCGCTGCAGATTCTTCCGCTCACCCCGTTCATTTCGAAACGGATGGTGCTGCGATTGGCCGATCTGATGTTCGGATTCGGCGATGGTGCCGTGTTGTGTTCCAACCTTGGCGACCTGCCGACCGAAATCGCCTGCGCTGACGGCACGCCCGCCGAGTACGTTATGCTGCGTGGGGTTGACCAGAATGTCACGCGGCAGTACATCGAGAGCGTGGGCGGTCAACTCGTCCTAGTGGGGGGACGGCTCGTTGGCAAAATGTCGATAAGCGTGGTCGCGTACCAGCCGGGTGGAGAGAACTCCAAGCAGGCACTGCGCGAGCTCGCCGCGCGCACACTGGCGGAGTTCGGGCTGACCGGCGTGATCGACTAG
- a CDS encoding WS/DGAT/MGAT family O-acyltransferase, whose translation MRARHAGTASEESSEQSACLDNRLAFFDQATFLTLRATGREQLMQIVWIYEHPIDMDKMMAAFRNAGYGLMGRRIERSPLPFGRHRWVSAVGQPLEIDIAESARPRAELSDWLDERAQLTVDPESGPGWHAGLLPMTDGSTAGTVVMSHCLADGVAGLFLVFDAITGTTRDLGYPPPRSRTRLQAVVSDLRETVQGLPEAYRAFCEVAKLVSNARREAAQSPAPRTAPVPETGADAVVIVPTVSIYVDLSEWDARAKALNGDSGSLLAGFAAKLGEHMGRQRPDDGTIALLIPYSDRTMDDTRAIAMRYAKVSVDPTRLTTDLSGPQVTIKEAVKAARETPDPALPLLPLTPFIPKRVVTRLADMLFGFGDGAVLCSDLGHLPVALARPDGTAAEYVNLRGVDQNVTRGYIERAGGQLVVVGGRLNGKMSMSVVGYRPGGSNTKQDLRELVARTLAEFGVSAKVD comes from the coding sequence GTGCGTGCGCGCCACGCGGGCACCGCGTCCGAAGAATCGTCCGAACAATCTGCGTGTCTGGACAACCGGCTGGCGTTCTTCGATCAGGCGACCTTTCTCACGCTGCGCGCCACCGGTCGGGAGCAGCTCATGCAGATCGTGTGGATCTATGAGCACCCGATCGACATGGACAAGATGATGGCCGCGTTCCGCAACGCCGGTTACGGGCTGATGGGACGGCGGATCGAGCGTTCGCCGCTGCCGTTCGGCCGGCACCGGTGGGTCTCGGCTGTCGGACAGCCGTTGGAGATCGACATCGCCGAGTCCGCTCGTCCGCGCGCCGAGCTCAGCGACTGGCTCGACGAACGCGCGCAACTGACCGTCGACCCGGAATCGGGACCTGGTTGGCATGCGGGACTCCTGCCAATGACCGACGGTTCGACCGCCGGCACCGTGGTGATGTCGCACTGCTTGGCCGACGGGGTTGCCGGTCTGTTCTTGGTATTCGACGCGATCACCGGCACCACCCGCGATCTCGGCTACCCGCCGCCGCGTTCGCGGACCCGGCTGCAGGCCGTGGTTTCCGACCTCCGGGAAACCGTGCAGGGTCTGCCCGAGGCGTACCGGGCCTTCTGCGAAGTGGCAAAACTGGTGTCCAACGCGCGACGCGAGGCGGCCCAGTCGCCGGCGCCGCGCACCGCTCCGGTCCCCGAGACCGGCGCCGATGCCGTGGTGATCGTGCCGACGGTGTCGATCTACGTCGATCTCAGCGAATGGGATGCGCGGGCGAAAGCCCTTAACGGAGACAGTGGTTCGTTGCTGGCGGGGTTCGCGGCAAAACTCGGCGAACACATGGGCCGTCAGCGTCCGGACGACGGCACCATCGCCCTGCTGATCCCCTACAGCGATCGCACTATGGACGACACCCGGGCGATCGCGATGAGGTATGCGAAGGTCAGTGTCGACCCGACGCGACTGACCACGGATTTGTCCGGCCCACAGGTCACCATCAAGGAGGCCGTGAAAGCAGCGCGGGAGACACCGGATCCGGCATTGCCGCTCCTTCCGCTGACCCCGTTCATCCCCAAGCGGGTGGTGACTCGGCTAGCCGACATGCTGTTCGGCTTCGGCGATGGCGCCGTGCTGTGTTCCGATCTCGGCCACCTTCCGGTCGCACTGGCCCGCCCCGACGGCACTGCCGCCGAGTATGTCAATTTACGAGGCGTGGACCAAAACGTGACGCGTGGCTACATCGAGCGCGCGGGCGGCCAGCTGGTCGTGGTGGGGGGACGCCTCAACGGGAAGATGTCGATGAGCGTCGTCGGCTACCGGCCCGGGGGCTCGAACACCAAACAGGACCTGCGCGAGCTAGTGGCCCGCACGCTGGCGGAGTTCGGCGTGAGCGCCAAGGTCGACTAG